Proteins from a genomic interval of Paenibacillus sp. FSL H8-0048:
- the ytfJ gene encoding GerW family sporulation protein: MSDHPIQGLMQTAMENIKGMVDVNTIVGDPVETPDGTVILPISKVTFGFAAGGSDFRVEDDGPGVNSSGSGVKMLPFGGGSGGGVSIRPIAFLVVGREGVHIVPLDNQTHLFEKIIDATPNLLDKIQNMFQPGMVPEASDIPGSRVTKTVVETGSGSSDHSSAH, from the coding sequence ATGTCAGATCATCCGATTCAAGGTCTCATGCAGACCGCAATGGAAAATATTAAAGGCATGGTTGATGTAAATACAATTGTTGGGGATCCTGTTGAAACGCCCGATGGTACCGTCATTCTGCCGATTAGCAAGGTGACGTTCGGCTTCGCAGCAGGCGGCAGCGACTTCAGGGTGGAGGATGACGGTCCGGGCGTGAACAGCAGCGGGTCCGGTGTTAAAATGCTTCCCTTCGGGGGCGGCAGCGGGGGCGGCGTATCTATTCGTCCAATCGCTTTTCTGGTCGTTGGCAGGGAAGGGGTACATATTGTGCCGCTGGATAATCAGACCCATTTGTTCGAGAAAATTATTGATGCCACGCCTAACCTGCTCGACAAAATTCAGAATATGTTCCAGCCCGGCATGGTTCCGGAAGCTTCGGACATTCCCGGCTCCAGGGTAACCAAAACCGTTGTGGAGACCGGGTCCGGCTCGTCCGACCATTCGTCAGCACATTAG